A segment of the Elusimicrobiota bacterium genome:
ATAATTCAAGATATCTTAGAAAAAATATGACAGAAGCAGAACAACTGCTTTGGTCAAGAGTAAGAAGAAAACAGATTAAGGGGCTTCAGTTTTACAGACAAAAGATAGTAAATAACTACATCGTTGACTTTTACTGCTCCAGAGCAAAATTAGTAATTGAACTTGATGGAGGGCAGCATTATTCCAATGAAGGTAAGAAAAAGGATTGCAATAGAGATAATGTTTTAAGATATTATGGCATGAAAGTAATCAGATTTTCTGATTCAGATATTTTTAAGAATTTAAATGAAGTCCTT
Coding sequences within it:
- a CDS encoding endonuclease domain-containing protein, with the translated sequence MLPYNKKLKNNSRYLRKNMTEAEQLLWSRVRRKQIKGLQFYRQKIVNNYIVDFYCSRAKLVIELDGGQHYSNEGKKKDCNRDNVLRYYGMKVIRFSDSDIFKNLNEVLEQIWNAV